A genome region from Glycine max cultivar Williams 82 chromosome 5, Glycine_max_v4.0, whole genome shotgun sequence includes the following:
- the LOC100777271 gene encoding polygalacturonase inhibitor 2, with amino-acid sequence MSHLSILFLLLVALSFTPALSELCNPLDKQALLQIKRELGNPTNLSSWNPKTDCCNNNWVGVSCDTVTPTYRVDNLDLSEIYLTKPYPIPPSIGNLPYLKFLFITNSPNIVGTIPTTITKLTKLRELYIRYTSVSGQIPHFLSQMKTLQFLEFSNCKLSGNLPTWLPSLPDLYGVAFDNNRISGAIPDSFGFVSKRFGYMTLSGNRLSGKIPSSLGKLDLKTVDLSRNKLEGDASVLFGSEKRTEMIYLAHNLFAFDFGKVRVPKVLDSLDVGHNRLYGTLPKGLTSLKNLYRFDVSYNKLCGEIPRGGKLQEIDESFYANNKCLCGSPLPSCKRF; translated from the coding sequence ATGTCACACTTAAGCATTCTCTTTCTCTTGCTCGTAGCCCTATCCTTCACTCCCGCACTGTCAGAACTATGCAACCCACTAGATAAACAAGCCCTCCTTCAAATCAAGAGAGAGCTTGGCAACCCAACCAATCTCTCCTCATGGAACCCAAAGACAGACTGCTGCAACAACAACTGGGTAGGTGTCTCATGCGACACCGTCACCCCAACATACCGCGTCGACAACCTCGACCTCTCCGAAATTTACCTCACCAAACCCTACCCTATTCCCCCCTCCATAGGCAACCTTCCCTACCTCAAATTTCTTTTCATCACCAACTCCCCCAACATCGTTGGCACAATACCCACCACCATCACCAAACTCACCAAGCTTCGTGAACTCTATATCAGATACACTAGTGTCTCCGGCCAGATACCCCATTTCTTGTCCCAAATGAAAACCCTCCAATTCCTCGAATTCTCCAACTGCAAACTCTCCGGCAACCTCCCTACCTGGCTTCCTTCTCTCCCTGACCTCTACGGAGTCGCCTTCGACAACAATCGCATCTCCGGCGCCATCCCGGACTCGTTTGGCTTCGTCTCGAAGCGGTTCGGGTACATGACACTCTCCGGAAACCGCCTCTCCGGGAAGATTCCGTCGTCGCTGGGGAAGCTGGACCTGAAGACTGTGGATTTGTCTCGTAACAAGCTTGAGGGTGATGCGTCTGTGTTGTTTGGGTCGGAGAAACGCACGGAGATGATATATCTGGCACACAACTTGTTTGCTTTTGATTTTGGAAAAGTAAGGGTGCCAAAGGTCTTGGACTCGTTGGATGTTGGGCACAATCGTTTATATGGGACACTACCTAAGGGACTTACGTCGCTTAAGAATCTGTACCGGTTCGATGTGAGCTACAATAAACTTTGTGGTGAGATTCCACGGGGTGGTAAGTTGCAAGAAATTGATGAGTCTTTCTATGCTAATAACAAGTGCTTGTGTGGCTCTCCTCTTCCAAGCTGCAAACGATTCTAG
- the LOC100777796 gene encoding polygalacturonase inhibitor 2 — translation MSLLSILLLIVMSFSLALSELCNPQDKQTLLQIKKELGNPTTLSSWHPKTDCCNNSWVGVSCDTVTPTYRVDNLDLSELNLRKPYPIPPSVGSLPCLKFLYITNNPNIVGTIPTTITKLTKLRELNIRYTNISGQIPHFLSQIKALGFLDLSNNKLSGNLPSWLPSLPDLYGISFDNNYISGPIPDLFASVSERFGFISLSGNRLIGKIPASLGKPDMKIVDLSRNMLEGDASVLFGSEKHTERIYLANNLFAFDLGKVRLSKTLGLLDVGHNLIYGTLPKGLTSLKDLYYLDVSYNNLCGEIPRGGKLQEFDASLYANNKCLCGSPLPSCKRF, via the coding sequence ATGTCTCTCTTAAGCATTCTTCTACTCATAGTCATGTCCTTCTCTCTCGCACTCTCAGAACTATGCAACCCACAAGACAAACAAACGCTACTCCAAATCAAGAAAGAGCTTGGCAACCCAACCACTCTTTCCTCATGGCACCCAAAGACCGACTGTTGCAACAACAGCTGGGTAGGTGTCTCATGCGACACCGTCACCCCAACATACCGCGTCGACAACCTCGACCTCTCCGAACTTAACCTCCGCAAACCCTACCCTATTCCCCCCTCCGTAGGTAGCCTTCCCTGCCTCAAATTTCTTTACATCACCAACAACCCCAACATCGTTGGCACAATACCCACCACCATCACCAAACTCACCAAGCTTCGTGAGCTCAACATCAGATACACCAATATCTCCGGCCAGATACCCCATTTCTTGTCCCAAATCAAAGCCCTCGGATTCCTCGACCTCTCCAACAACAAACTCTCCGGCAACCTCCCTTCCTGGCTTCCTTCTCTCCCCGACCTTTACGGAATCTCCTTCGACAACAACTACATCTCCGGCCCCATCCCAGACTTGTTCGCTTCCGTCTCGGAGAGGTTCGGGTTTATCTCACTCTCCGGCAACCGCCTCATCGGGAAGATTCCGGCGTCGCTGGGGAAGCCGGACATGAAGATTGTGGACTTGTCCCGGAACATGCTGGAGGGTGATGCGTCGGTGTTGTTTGGGTCGGAGAAACACACAGAGAGGATATATCTGGCAAACAACTTGTTTGCTTTTGATTTGGGAAAAGTAAGGTTGTCGAAGACCTTGGGGTTGTTGGATGTTGGCCATAATCTTATATATGGGACGCTTCCTAAGGGACTTACGTCGCTTAAGGATCTGTATTATTTGGATGTGAGCTACAATAATCTCTGTGGTGAGATTCCACGGGGTGGTAAATTGCAAGAATTTGATGCGTCTTTGTATGCTAATAACAAGTGCTTGTGTGGCTCCCCTCTTCCTAGCTGCAAACGGTTCTAG